The following are from one region of the Fimbriimonadaceae bacterium genome:
- a CDS encoding DHA2 family efflux MFS transporter permease subunit, which produces MSKVGADGEPLNPWRWWILVGLITAAVMEVLDTTIVNVSLPQIAGNLGATSEEVGWISTGYILSNVIVLPLTAWLSSRFGRKRYLGASIFVFIAASAMCGFSTSLPALVGWRIVQGAGGAALLSTAQATIREIFPMEQQGLVQSIYMLGVIVAPTLGPTLGGWITETYSWNWVFLINLPIGLVSLTLVTLFLRDSKFAMKVSKVDWLGIALLAVGLGCLQYMLEEGNAKDWFDSPLIVTLAVVAGVILPLFVWWQTSPRNEVPVVSLKVLSNRDLTAGIVLFVVLGFGLYGGVFIYPMFAQNVMHLSPTETGLTLLPGGIMTGFAAVMSGRLLGGEKPIFEPKVSIVAGLGIYLVSMGELAMMPSTAGADNVLVPLLLRGLGLGMLFVPINLAAFSTLKGPQIAQGAGMLNLARQLGGSFGIAVIGSMVTHQLHLARATLVEDVTAVSPATVQRLAMAKAYLQSRGYSPDRAELGSYKIVDAALGTQAATRAYNNGFMLILVASVAASPTILLLRSRKKGGAGAAALAEAH; this is translated from the coding sequence GTGAGCAAAGTCGGCGCGGACGGCGAGCCGCTGAACCCGTGGCGCTGGTGGATCTTGGTCGGGCTCATCACCGCTGCGGTCATGGAGGTGCTCGACACGACGATCGTCAACGTGTCCCTGCCCCAGATCGCCGGCAACCTGGGGGCGACGTCCGAGGAAGTCGGCTGGATATCCACCGGCTACATCCTCAGCAACGTGATCGTCTTGCCGCTCACCGCCTGGCTTTCCTCGCGGTTTGGCCGCAAGCGGTACCTGGGCGCGTCGATCTTCGTGTTCATCGCCGCGTCGGCGATGTGCGGGTTCTCGACGTCGCTTCCCGCCCTGGTCGGGTGGCGGATCGTCCAGGGTGCAGGTGGGGCGGCGCTCCTTTCGACCGCCCAGGCCACGATCAGGGAGATCTTCCCCATGGAGCAACAGGGGCTTGTCCAGTCCATCTACATGCTCGGCGTCATCGTCGCCCCGACCCTCGGCCCGACCCTGGGCGGGTGGATCACCGAAACCTACAGTTGGAACTGGGTGTTCCTCATCAACCTGCCCATCGGGCTCGTGTCGCTCACCCTGGTGACTCTGTTCCTGCGCGACTCCAAGTTCGCGATGAAGGTGAGCAAAGTCGACTGGCTCGGCATCGCGCTCCTCGCCGTCGGTCTGGGCTGCCTGCAGTACATGTTGGAGGAAGGGAACGCCAAAGACTGGTTCGACAGTCCGCTCATCGTCACCCTGGCTGTGGTCGCCGGCGTAATCTTGCCCCTGTTTGTCTGGTGGCAGACGTCCCCGCGCAACGAGGTGCCCGTCGTCAGCCTGAAGGTGCTCTCGAACCGAGACCTCACCGCGGGCATCGTGCTCTTCGTGGTCCTCGGGTTCGGCCTCTACGGCGGGGTCTTCATCTACCCGATGTTCGCCCAGAACGTCATGCACCTCTCGCCCACCGAGACGGGCCTGACCCTGCTGCCCGGCGGCATCATGACGGGCTTTGCCGCGGTGATGTCGGGCCGACTCCTGGGGGGAGAAAAGCCGATCTTCGAGCCGAAGGTGTCGATCGTCGCTGGGCTCGGCATCTACCTCGTGTCCATGGGTGAGCTGGCGATGATGCCTTCCACGGCCGGGGCTGACAACGTGCTCGTCCCCCTTCTCCTGCGCGGCCTGGGGTTGGGCATGCTCTTCGTCCCCATCAACCTCGCCGCGTTCAGCACCCTCAAGGGCCCCCAGATCGCCCAAGGGGCGGGCATGCTCAATCTCGCCCGGCAACTGGGCGGCTCGTTCGGCATCGCCGTCATCGGCAGCATGGTGACCCACCAACTCCACCTCGCCCGGGCGACCTTGGTCGAGGACGTGACGGCGGTCAGCCCGGCGACCGTCCAACGGCTCGCCATGGCCAAGGCGTACCTCCAGAGCCGGGGCTACTCTCCCGACCGGGCGGAGCTGGGGTCGTACAAGATCGTGGACGCCGCGCTCGGCACCCAGGCCGCCACCCGGGCGTACAACAACGGCTTCATGCTCATCCTTGTCGCGTCGGTCGCGGCGTCGCCCACCATCCTCCTCCTGCGCAGCCGCAAGAAGGGTGGGGCAGGGGCGGCGGCCCTGGCCGAGGCGCACTAG
- a CDS encoding HlyD family secretion protein has protein sequence MPDEPTPPEPESGPKRPYGRIVIVALVLVGAAFGVHNWLWSRGHESTDNAQVAGDVVLVAPLVQGTVAEVLVADNAVVKKGQPLVRLDTDKLQAAVDQAHANLAAAEADATAAGVSVDYAQATSQAGVSTSAGVLGEADADIRAAQLAAAAAKATVRSSQADARAAQSAVQSAKADLDVAHHAVDRARAGLVSAQADLDLARAGVAQAQSALRSAQATHDLAVRQLTRTKNLFDQGATSKMDLDNARAAEATSAQAVASAASGVVAAQAAVKQRASAVQAAQTQLDQNQALVGQAQTKIKIAAETAASAAASVDVADRQAQATAARVDTAVAHKSTAQGQAQGSQAQTIGVAKTRADQKQALARVEQARAALRAAEIDLAHAVVLAPVDGRVSKRSVEVGSLVQVGSAMMFLVPDDAFYVTANFKETQVSKMKPGDKVEIEIDGLPGKKLHGHVESLSPATGATFALLPPDNATGNFVKVVQRVPVKIAIEKSDMSDRLRVGLSVVATVETS, from the coding sequence ATGCCTGATGAACCAACCCCTCCTGAGCCCGAGTCCGGCCCCAAGCGGCCGTACGGCCGGATCGTCATCGTCGCCCTCGTCCTTGTCGGGGCTGCTTTCGGTGTGCACAACTGGTTGTGGTCCCGTGGTCACGAGTCCACGGACAACGCCCAGGTGGCCGGGGACGTCGTCCTTGTCGCTCCACTCGTCCAGGGCACGGTTGCGGAGGTCTTGGTCGCCGACAACGCCGTGGTCAAGAAGGGGCAACCTCTTGTCCGCCTCGACACAGACAAGCTTCAGGCTGCAGTCGACCAGGCACACGCTAACCTCGCCGCTGCTGAGGCCGACGCGACCGCCGCTGGTGTTTCCGTCGACTATGCGCAAGCAACGTCCCAGGCCGGGGTCTCGACCAGTGCCGGCGTCTTGGGTGAAGCCGACGCCGACATACGGGCCGCTCAGCTAGCCGCCGCCGCGGCCAAGGCCACCGTGCGCAGTTCCCAGGCCGATGCCCGGGCCGCGCAATCGGCAGTGCAGTCGGCCAAGGCTGACCTCGACGTCGCCCACCATGCCGTCGACCGCGCCCGGGCAGGGCTCGTCTCGGCCCAGGCCGACCTTGACCTCGCCCGCGCCGGTGTCGCCCAGGCCCAGTCGGCCCTCCGTTCGGCCCAGGCCACCCACGATTTGGCGGTCCGGCAGCTGACGCGGACAAAGAACCTCTTCGACCAAGGGGCGACGAGCAAGATGGACCTGGACAACGCGAGGGCCGCCGAGGCGACCTCGGCACAGGCCGTCGCCTCCGCCGCCAGCGGGGTCGTCGCGGCCCAAGCCGCCGTCAAGCAACGGGCATCGGCCGTCCAGGCCGCCCAAACCCAGCTGGACCAGAACCAGGCCCTCGTCGGCCAGGCCCAGACCAAGATCAAGATCGCTGCCGAGACCGCCGCGTCGGCGGCCGCCAGTGTCGACGTCGCCGACCGCCAGGCCCAAGCGACAGCGGCCCGGGTCGACACGGCCGTCGCCCACAAGTCCACCGCCCAAGGGCAAGCCCAGGGGTCGCAGGCCCAGACGATCGGCGTGGCCAAGACGCGCGCCGACCAGAAACAGGCCCTCGCGAGAGTGGAGCAGGCCCGCGCCGCCCTCCGGGCGGCGGAGATCGACCTCGCCCACGCCGTGGTCCTCGCCCCCGTAGACGGCCGGGTCAGCAAGCGTTCGGTCGAGGTGGGGAGCCTCGTGCAGGTCGGTTCGGCAATGATGTTCCTGGTGCCTGACGACGCCTTCTACGTGACGGCGAACTTCAAGGAGACCCAGGTCAGCAAGATGAAACCGGGCGACAAAGTCGAGATTGAGATCGACGGCCTCCCCGGCAAGAAGCTCCATGGACATGTCGAGAGCCTGTCGCCCGCCACCGGCGCGACCTTTGCCCTCTTGCCCCCCGACAACGCGACGGGCAACTTTGTCAAGGTCGTCCAGCGGGTGCCGGTGAAGATCGCCATAGAGAAGTCCGACATGTCCGACCGCTTGCGGGTCGGGCTTTCCGTCGTCGCCACCGTGGAAACCTCGTGA
- a CDS encoding TetR/AcrR family transcriptional regulator, giving the protein MQVLDSEQERLLTAATVLFERFGYRKTTIEDIAQEAGIGKGTVYLRFASKADLGVAWGLSLQEKIWQALMESVRGASADRIVAFLTTRVMVRYDLFTRFRRSFEEGFDQLAPRVQENIAAFLEREAQFIKGQIKEGNEAGVFHSLDPLADARLMVLATNSLVFYRRRPEEVPDRETVHLQAEALARLLVRAIERTHA; this is encoded by the coding sequence ATGCAAGTCCTTGACAGCGAACAAGAGCGCCTACTCACGGCGGCGACCGTCCTCTTTGAACGGTTCGGATATCGGAAGACGACGATCGAAGACATCGCCCAAGAGGCCGGTATCGGCAAAGGGACGGTGTATCTGCGGTTCGCCAGCAAAGCGGACCTTGGCGTGGCCTGGGGGCTTAGCTTGCAGGAAAAGATCTGGCAAGCTTTGATGGAGTCCGTGCGTGGGGCTTCGGCTGACCGTATCGTGGCGTTCTTGACCACCCGGGTCATGGTGCGATATGACCTCTTCACCCGGTTCCGGCGGAGTTTTGAGGAGGGATTCGACCAGTTGGCCCCCCGGGTCCAAGAGAACATCGCCGCCTTCCTGGAGCGTGAGGCCCAGTTCATCAAGGGCCAAATCAAGGAAGGCAATGAAGCCGGCGTCTTTCACAGTCTCGACCCGCTGGCCGACGCACGGCTGATGGTCCTCGCCACCAACAGCCTGGTCTTCTACCGCCGCCGACCTGAAGAGGTCCCCGACCGCGAGACAGTCCATCTGCAAGCGGAAGCGCTTGCCCGCCTCCTTGTCCGTGCCATCGAAAGAACCCATGCCTGA
- a CDS encoding ribulokinase translates to MARLSLGLDYGTNSVRALVVDVDSGEEVATAVFNYPSGEAGILLDAKDPHLARQNPADYLVGFVTVAREVGKAVDLSQVVGIGVDTTGSSPMPVTADNSALGSSPGFQDNLNAQVWLWKDHTSHEEAAEITKKAADQGRPYLAKCGGTYSSEWYWSKLLHCLRVAPEVVEAAASWTEVCDWIPAQLCGVRDPSATKRSRCAAGHKAMFEEQWGGLPGADFLATLDPRLADFRSRLYNSVSTSDEAAGRLSAEYAAQTGIPAGTPVAVGALDAHFGAVASGAKPGVLVKIMGTSTCDCMVHPMDEAIADVPGMCGIVRGSILPGYYGLEAGQSAVGDIFNWVSRFTSKSHEELTEEALRLKPGECGLLALDWHNGNRTILVDPMLSGLVVGLTLHTKPADLYRACIEATAFGALRIVDRMEEYGVKVESVVGCGGIADKSPLAMQIYADVFNRPFHVAKSDQTCALGSAIFGAVVAGAHADTLAAQRAMAGLKDTVYKPNLKNVETYRELYKLYLMIHDSFGIAGAQIDLQPVMKRLFAIRESAS, encoded by the coding sequence GTGGCTAGGTTGTCCCTTGGTCTGGACTACGGCACGAACTCGGTGCGCGCCCTGGTCGTCGACGTCGACAGCGGCGAAGAAGTGGCGACGGCCGTATTCAACTACCCTTCGGGCGAGGCGGGAATCTTGCTCGACGCCAAGGACCCCCACTTGGCCAGGCAGAACCCGGCCGACTACCTGGTGGGGTTTGTCACGGTGGCCCGCGAGGTGGGCAAGGCGGTGGACCTGTCCCAAGTCGTGGGGATCGGGGTGGACACGACCGGTTCTTCGCCCATGCCGGTCACGGCGGACAACTCCGCGCTTGGATCGTCGCCTGGCTTCCAGGACAATTTGAACGCTCAGGTTTGGCTTTGGAAAGACCACACGTCGCATGAGGAGGCCGCCGAAATCACGAAGAAGGCGGCCGACCAGGGCCGACCCTACCTGGCCAAGTGTGGCGGCACCTATTCGAGCGAGTGGTACTGGAGCAAGTTGCTCCACTGTCTGCGCGTCGCACCCGAGGTGGTCGAGGCGGCGGCGAGTTGGACCGAGGTATGCGACTGGATCCCTGCCCAATTGTGCGGTGTGCGGGACCCGTCGGCAACGAAGCGGAGCCGTTGTGCGGCGGGCCACAAGGCGATGTTCGAGGAGCAGTGGGGCGGGTTGCCGGGAGCCGACTTCTTGGCGACCCTGGACCCGCGGCTGGCTGACTTCCGCTCCCGGCTCTACAACTCGGTCTCGACGAGTGACGAGGCGGCCGGCCGGTTGTCGGCGGAGTATGCCGCCCAAACCGGGATTCCCGCAGGGACGCCGGTGGCCGTCGGGGCGCTCGACGCCCATTTTGGCGCCGTGGCGAGCGGGGCGAAGCCCGGTGTGCTGGTCAAGATCATGGGGACGAGCACCTGTGACTGCATGGTCCACCCGATGGACGAGGCGATCGCCGACGTGCCCGGGATGTGCGGGATCGTGCGTGGCTCGATCCTGCCCGGATACTACGGTCTCGAGGCCGGCCAGTCGGCGGTGGGCGACATCTTCAACTGGGTGTCGCGGTTCACCTCGAAGTCCCACGAAGAACTCACGGAGGAGGCCCTGAGACTGAAGCCGGGCGAGTGCGGCCTCCTTGCCCTCGACTGGCATAACGGCAACCGGACCATCCTCGTCGACCCCATGCTCAGCGGTCTCGTCGTCGGATTGACCCTGCATACGAAGCCGGCTGACCTCTATCGGGCGTGCATCGAAGCCACGGCGTTCGGGGCTCTCCGGATCGTCGACCGCATGGAGGAATACGGCGTGAAGGTGGAGAGCGTCGTCGGTTGCGGCGGCATCGCCGACAAGAGCCCGCTGGCGATGCAGATCTACGCCGACGTGTTCAACCGACCCTTCCATGTCGCGAAATCTGATCAAACGTGTGCGTTGGGCTCGGCGATCTTTGGCGCGGTCGTCGCTGGTGCCCACGCCGACACCTTGGCCGCCCAGAGGGCCATGGCCGGGCTCAAAGACACAGTGTATAAGCCAAATCTAAAGAATGTCGAGACCTACCGTGAGCTTTATAAGCTGTACCTAATGATTCACGACAGTTTTGGCATCGCCGGGGCGCAAATCGACCTGCAACCAGTGATGAAGCGGCTCTTTGCCATCCGAGAGTCCGCTTCGTAG
- a CDS encoding DUF2961 domain-containing protein, producing MTTLLAMVVLASVPQQGPLGGLAQRIDGRSRRVSSTNRVGPDGKRNPFGKPVGDLLERSNADNYRVPPGATHVVMDEKGPGIITHMWFTFLGPGPQDWAPQGSADHQDMLLRIYYDGEPRPAVEAPLGDFFANAFGKRSEVKSLPVVVEDADSYNCFWRMPFRKSCRIEVVNQGTKNINLLYYNIDWIEKKSLPADTPYFYAQYRQEYPVEHGKDYTVLETTGKGHYVGTVLSVRTRSPSWFGEGDEKIYIDGEKDASIWGTGTEDYFLSAWGLQTTSTPYFGVPYFDHWGIVGGHTSAYRWHINDPVVFEKGIKVTFEHFGWISPDENKDNKSMSWNEREDDYSSVAYWYQTGKPTFTARAPSGAARKLPSLERVVVPASENNTHGPGEATSQRLDVHERPQLLYMPTRAEGAFVEIPFEIKEKEPLRLLLSVTKSYDFGRYQAYVDGVKVGGPFDLYDKDIKADEVHLLDFWPEPGKHVVRLVCVGKNKLSDGFYLGIESVRLRERRPRVKQMGWDKEKDWRKDPKLYG from the coding sequence ATGACGACCTTGCTTGCAATGGTGGTGTTGGCTTCGGTGCCCCAGCAGGGCCCTCTCGGAGGCTTGGCCCAGCGGATAGACGGCAGAAGCCGCCGGGTCTCCTCGACAAACCGCGTGGGACCCGACGGTAAGCGCAACCCCTTTGGCAAGCCGGTCGGTGACCTCCTGGAACGGAGCAACGCCGACAACTACCGGGTCCCGCCGGGGGCCACCCATGTCGTCATGGATGAGAAAGGCCCCGGGATCATCACCCACATGTGGTTCACGTTCCTCGGCCCCGGGCCGCAGGACTGGGCGCCACAGGGCTCGGCCGACCACCAGGACATGCTCCTGAGGATCTACTATGACGGCGAGCCTCGGCCCGCCGTCGAAGCCCCCCTGGGGGACTTCTTTGCCAACGCCTTCGGCAAGCGCTCCGAGGTCAAGAGTCTGCCCGTCGTGGTCGAAGACGCCGACTCCTACAACTGCTTCTGGCGGATGCCCTTCCGGAAGTCATGCCGGATCGAGGTCGTCAACCAGGGCACGAAGAACATCAACCTGCTCTACTACAACATTGACTGGATCGAGAAGAAGTCTCTCCCCGCCGACACCCCCTACTTCTATGCCCAGTACCGGCAGGAGTATCCCGTCGAGCACGGCAAAGACTACACCGTGCTCGAGACGACGGGCAAAGGCCACTACGTCGGCACCGTCCTCTCCGTCCGCACCCGGTCCCCAAGCTGGTTTGGCGAAGGGGACGAAAAGATCTACATCGACGGCGAGAAGGACGCCTCCATCTGGGGGACGGGGACAGAAGACTATTTTCTGAGTGCCTGGGGGCTTCAAACCACGTCGACCCCCTACTTCGGGGTGCCGTACTTCGACCATTGGGGCATTGTCGGCGGCCACACGAGTGCCTATCGGTGGCACATCAACGACCCCGTTGTCTTTGAGAAAGGCATCAAGGTCACCTTCGAGCACTTTGGATGGATAAGTCCCGACGAAAACAAGGACAACAAGAGCATGAGCTGGAACGAGCGTGAAGACGACTATTCCAGCGTCGCCTACTGGTACCAGACCGGCAAACCGACCTTCACCGCCCGGGCCCCCTCCGGAGCGGCTCGGAAACTGCCCAGCCTAGAACGGGTCGTCGTCCCTGCCTCGGAAAACAACACCCACGGCCCGGGCGAGGCGACGTCCCAACGCCTTGACGTCCACGAGAGACCCCAACTCCTGTACATGCCCACGCGGGCCGAGGGTGCGTTTGTCGAGATCCCGTTTGAAATCAAGGAGAAAGAGCCCCTTCGCCTCCTCCTCAGCGTCACAAAGTCGTATGACTTCGGCCGGTACCAGGCTTACGTGGACGGCGTGAAGGTGGGCGGCCCGTTCGACCTCTACGACAAGGACATCAAGGCCGACGAGGTCCACCTGCTCGACTTTTGGCCTGAGCCAGGCAAGCACGTCGTCCGCCTCGTTTGTGTCGGCAAAAACAAGTTGTCCGACGGCTTCTACCTGGGGATCGAGTCCGTGCGGCTCCGCGAGCGCCGCCCCCGGGTCAAGCAGATGGGTTGGGACAAAGAGAAGGACTGGAGGAAAGACCCCAAACTCTACGGCTGA